In Camarhynchus parvulus chromosome 21, STF_HiC, whole genome shotgun sequence, a genomic segment contains:
- the TMEM240 gene encoding transmembrane protein 240 isoform X1, giving the protein MTASVPGNRTGVDVLPQQPELTPCLACALLQAIACLMDMNALLDRFHNYILPHLRGEDRVCHCNCGRHHVHYVIPYDGDQSVVDSSENYFVTDNVTKQEIDLMLGLLLGFCISWFLVWMDGVLHYAVRAWRASRRYDTPWWWIPRLCKLKELRKRHPRQYEEPTGNMVHIKQKLYHNGHPSPRHL; this is encoded by the exons ATGACTGCTTCGGTGCCCGGCAATCGAACTGGAGTGGATGTTTTaccccagcagccagagctgaccCCGTGCCTCGCTTGTGCGCTCTTACAGGCAATAGCTTGCTTGATGGACATGAACGCCTTGCTGGACAGATTTCACAATTACATCCTACCGCACCTCCGAGGGGAGGACCGAGTTTGTCACTGCAACTGTGGAAG GCACCACGTGCACTACGTGATCCCCTACGACGGGGACCAGTCGGTGGTGGACTCCTCGGAGAATTACTTTGTGACCGACAATGTGACCAAGCAGGAGATCGACCtcatgctggggctgctgctgggcttctGCATCAGCTGGTTCCTGGTGTGGATGGACGGCGTCCTGCACTACGCCGTGCGCGCCTGGCGCGCCAGCCGCCGATACG acacgCCCTGGTGGTGGATCCCCAGGCTGTGTAAGCTGAAGGAGCTGCGCAAGCGCCACCCGCGGCAGTACGAGGAGCCCACGGGGAACATGGTGCACATCAAACAGAAGCTCTACCACAACGGGCACCCCAGCCCCCGGCACCTGTGA
- the TMEM240 gene encoding transmembrane protein 240 isoform X3, whose protein sequence is MDMNALLDRFHNYILPHLRGEDRVCHCNCGRHHVHYVIPYDGDQSVVDSSENYFVTDNVTKQEIDLMLGLLLGFCISWFLVWMDGVLHYAVRAWRASRRYDTPWWWIPRLCKLKELRKRHPRQYEEPTGNMVHIKQKLYHNGHPSPRHL, encoded by the exons ATGGACATGAACGCCTTGCTGGACAGATTTCACAATTACATCCTACCGCACCTCCGAGGGGAGGACCGAGTTTGTCACTGCAACTGTGGAAG GCACCACGTGCACTACGTGATCCCCTACGACGGGGACCAGTCGGTGGTGGACTCCTCGGAGAATTACTTTGTGACCGACAATGTGACCAAGCAGGAGATCGACCtcatgctggggctgctgctgggcttctGCATCAGCTGGTTCCTGGTGTGGATGGACGGCGTCCTGCACTACGCCGTGCGCGCCTGGCGCGCCAGCCGCCGATACG acacgCCCTGGTGGTGGATCCCCAGGCTGTGTAAGCTGAAGGAGCTGCGCAAGCGCCACCCGCGGCAGTACGAGGAGCCCACGGGGAACATGGTGCACATCAAACAGAAGCTCTACCACAACGGGCACCCCAGCCCCCGGCACCTGTGA
- the TMEM240 gene encoding transmembrane protein 240 isoform X2, which produces MSMNANTMIFMILGASIVMAIACLMDMNALLDRFHNYILPHLRGEDRVCHCNCGRHHVHYVIPYDGDQSVVDSSENYFVTDNVTKQEIDLMLGLLLGFCISWFLVWMDGVLHYAVRAWRASRRYDTPWWWIPRLCKLKELRKRHPRQYEEPTGNMVHIKQKLYHNGHPSPRHL; this is translated from the exons ATGTCCATGAATGCAAACACCATGATTTTCATGATCCTGGGCGCCTCTATCGTTATG GCAATAGCTTGCTTGATGGACATGAACGCCTTGCTGGACAGATTTCACAATTACATCCTACCGCACCTCCGAGGGGAGGACCGAGTTTGTCACTGCAACTGTGGAAG GCACCACGTGCACTACGTGATCCCCTACGACGGGGACCAGTCGGTGGTGGACTCCTCGGAGAATTACTTTGTGACCGACAATGTGACCAAGCAGGAGATCGACCtcatgctggggctgctgctgggcttctGCATCAGCTGGTTCCTGGTGTGGATGGACGGCGTCCTGCACTACGCCGTGCGCGCCTGGCGCGCCAGCCGCCGATACG acacgCCCTGGTGGTGGATCCCCAGGCTGTGTAAGCTGAAGGAGCTGCGCAAGCGCCACCCGCGGCAGTACGAGGAGCCCACGGGGAACATGGTGCACATCAAACAGAAGCTCTACCACAACGGGCACCCCAGCCCCCGGCACCTGTGA